ATTTCATCAAAGGCATCTTCATCGACAGGTTGCCCCTTCACAGCCCATTCTATCTTCGTTGCCAATTGGTCCCGTGTACGGGCTAAACCGTTTTTTATCTTATCAAATATACCCATTTTTTACCTGGAAGAAATATTTTTTGGCCACACGTTTAACGCATGTCGCCGCTGCCTGAGTGACGGTCGTAAAAACCTATTTTTAAATTGATAAACATGTCCATATCCTGTTCATAATCTTTTATCTGTTCCTCTATCAGTTTGTCTAACCGTTCAATATCTACCTCCTGTCTACTGTACATCATTTTTACTTCTTCTATGCTTTCGAGGGGATAAAGGTATCCATAGAGGGTTATATAGTCTCCGAGGGCTTTTAAGCCTCCCGGATCGTTTTTCTTGAGAAGAATGAGGGCCTTATAACCGAGAATCCGCAAGGAATTAACACTATTCCCGTCAACCTTTTCTGCCTCTAAAACAAACTTCTCGGCATTATCAAGGTCATTCAGTTTATAGCATGTCACTGCGAGACACACAAGGGCGGTTGAATCCTTTTCTCCCTTAAGCGCCCCGGCAAAGTATTCCTGTGCCTGCTTGTACTCCCCTTCCTTCATTAGTTTTTTTCCGAGGAAAAGGTTGTTTGAATATACTGAATAGCTTTTCAGGGAAGTGCATGAGGCAACAAACGACAAAACGATTATTGCTGTTACGGTTCCGGCACATATGGTTTTCCACATATCTTGCACACCCCTTTTTCTACGATACCTATGCAGGTGCCATCGCTGCAAAGAATCCTCTCCGTAAAATCAATCTCTTCGCCGGTTTCTTCTTTCTGATCGACATTTTCCATTTCACTGTCAATCGTTTTTCCACAGGCATAGCAGTATGTGCCCAATCTTAAGATGGACTGGCCGCAATGCACACATACAATACTCTCACACTCTTGTCCACATTTCTCACATATCATAAGTCTCACCTTGCTTTAATGATTTTTACAACCTTACCATCTTCAAATTCAACGTAGATAGTGTTCTTATTGTCGGGCAGGATTTTCCATGATGGCACGTATGTCCAGATAATCTTATTTTCCGGTGTTTTGCTTACCATGTCAGGTTCTCCAAGTTTTTTTCTCACTTCATCTTCAGTCATTGAAATGACAGCATTATCCAGGGCAGGATGTCCTTTTTTTGCATTTTTGGATGAACTGCAGGAGAAGAGGAGCGCTACACATAACAAAACAAAAAATGCTTTTAAAAATAAAGGTTTTTTCATAGTTTTCCACAATTTCTGTGGATAAGTTGTGTATAAGTTGTAGGCTTCATCTTCTAACATATTGATAACGTTTAGTAAATAGTTATTCTGCCGAGAAACGTTGCGATAAAAATCTCTAATGTTTTCAAGCATTCTCTGTATCAACCCCCTTTTAAATATACCCTTTTCACAACCATTAAGTTACCATGAATAACCTAAATTATCAACGGGTTGTATGCGTGTATTTTTTAGATGCCTTCCTGAGCCTGTCCATCATGGCTTTGCCGAGACCCACCTCCGGCACCTTTTCGGCGTAAATTATTTCAACACCTTCATGATCCAATTCGATAAGGAATGAAAAAAAGTTCGCCGCTGCCTCCCGCATGTCCCCTTTTTCGGAAAGCACTTTGATAAACTTTGATTTTGGCTTCACCCGGGGCATCTGAAAGGCAAGGAACGATGACTGCTCGCAAACAATTTCATCAATTGCATTAATAATCTTCAGGGGTTTCGCAGGTGCATAGTGATATGGCAGCTCTCCGGGAGATTCGCATATCCCGTCTTCCCCCTTCTCATGTATAGGCACGGCTATCTTATAAAGGTCTTCAACGCTGATCGCCCCGTGTCTGTGGATATAAATCCCGTCAGCCCTTATTGAGATTATTGTGGATTCTATCCCGAAAACACTATTCCCGCCATCTAAAATGAGTGGCAACCTGTCTCCCAGCATCTTTACGACATGGCTTGCCTTTGTGGGGCTCACATACCCAAAAGGATTGGCGCTCGGTGCAGCGATTGGTCTTTTAAACTCACGGAGCAGGTTCAATGCAACCGGGTGGGATGGCATTCTTATACCTACAGTCTGAAGACCCGCAGTCACTATATCGGGCACAATATCCTTCTTTTTCAGAATGATTGTCAGGGGGCCCGGCCAGAAGGCATCAATCAGCCTTTTGGCCTCTGGCGGAACATACTCAGCCAGGTCAGAAAGCCAATCCTTTTCGCCTATGTGTACAATAAGCGGGTCAAACCTCGGGCGCTTTTTTGCCTCAAAGATCTTTGCAACCGCATAGGGATTAAAGACATCCGCACCAAGGCCATACACCGTTTCCGTGGGAAATGCAACAATATCGCCATTTCTTAAAAGCTGAATGGCCTTTTTTATGGCTGAGGATTCATGACCGTTGAGTAACTGCATGGCAATAACTTTAAAACAAGCTATCACCATTATATGTAATAGTCAACGCTTACGGCTTGTTTCTATTTACAATTATTTGCTTTGTTAGTACCATTAACCCGATGATCGCCATTCTTATCCTTGTGCTTCTTTTCCCTTTGACTCTACACGGGACAATAACGTCAGATGAATGTCTCGGGTGCCACGATAAATACAAGGAGTACAAACACGGGAAAGCTGCATGTGTTGATTGCCACAGCAATATAAGCACCATCCCGCACGAAGAAAAACTTGAGAAACCGTCATGCAACAGGTGTCATAGTAAAACCGCCGGGCGTTATTCCAAAAGCGTACACTCAAAGAAGAATGTTGCATG
The DNA window shown above is from Pseudomonadota bacterium and carries:
- a CDS encoding tetratricopeptide repeat protein — protein: MWKTICAGTVTAIIVLSFVASCTSLKSYSVYSNNLFLGKKLMKEGEYKQAQEYFAGALKGEKDSTALVCLAVTCYKLNDLDNAEKFVLEAEKVDGNSVNSLRILGYKALILLKKNDPGGLKALGDYITLYGYLYPLESIEEVKMMYSRQEVDIERLDKLIEEQIKDYEQDMDMFINLKIGFYDRHSGSGDMR
- a CDS encoding L-threonylcarbamoyladenylate synthase, which encodes MVIACFKVIAMQLLNGHESSAIKKAIQLLRNGDIVAFPTETVYGLGADVFNPYAVAKIFEAKKRPRFDPLIVHIGEKDWLSDLAEYVPPEAKRLIDAFWPGPLTIILKKKDIVPDIVTAGLQTVGIRMPSHPVALNLLREFKRPIAAPSANPFGYVSPTKASHVVKMLGDRLPLILDGGNSVFGIESTIISIRADGIYIHRHGAISVEDLYKIAVPIHEKGEDGICESPGELPYHYAPAKPLKIINAIDEIVCEQSSFLAFQMPRVKPKSKFIKVLSEKGDMREAAANFFSFLIELDHEGVEIIYAEKVPEVGLGKAMMDRLRKASKKYTHTTR